Proteins encoded by one window of Mycolicibacterium cosmeticum:
- a CDS encoding DUF3817 domain-containing protein: MTSPETPASAASVESIRKALLSYRVMAWATGLWLIALCYEMVMKYVFKDASLSWIGIVHGWVYFVYLLCTANLAVKARWPIGRAIGTLISGTVPLLGIIVEHFQTQDVKKRFGL, from the coding sequence ATGACCTCCCCCGAAACGCCCGCTTCCGCCGCGTCCGTCGAGTCCATCCGCAAGGCACTGCTCAGTTACCGCGTGATGGCGTGGGCAACGGGCTTGTGGCTGATCGCGCTGTGCTACGAGATGGTGATGAAGTACGTCTTCAAGGATGCCTCGCTGAGCTGGATCGGCATCGTGCACGGCTGGGTGTACTTCGTGTACCTGCTGTGCACTGCGAATCTGGCCGTGAAGGCGCGGTGGCCCATCGGCCGCGCCATCGGCACGCTGATCTCCGGCACCGTCCCGCTGCTGGGCATCATCGTCGAGCACTTCCAGACGCAAGACGTGAAGAAGCGCTTCGGTCTGTGA